The Hugenholtzia roseola DSM 9546 genome contains a region encoding:
- a CDS encoding helix-turn-helix domain-containing protein: MFMTIGEKIRFFRERKGFSQADMATLLNMSVQGYGNIERGETDLSYSRLELISKELDLTPEQLVGWGEKNHLVNSNHNNFLSGQNNHIYSDIALAHENEKLRLQNEHLLEKITFLEEKIKLLEKNK, translated from the coding sequence ATGTTTATGACCATTGGCGAAAAAATACGCTTTTTTAGAGAGCGCAAAGGCTTCTCGCAGGCAGATATGGCGACACTGCTCAATATGTCAGTGCAAGGCTATGGCAACATCGAGCGCGGTGAAACCGACCTATCTTATTCGCGTTTGGAACTGATAAGCAAAGAGTTAGACCTCACACCTGAACAACTTGTAGGCTGGGGAGAAAAAAATCACCTCGTTAATAGTAACCATAATAACTTTTTAAGTGGTCAAAATAATCATATTTATTCCGATATAGCTTTAGCGCATGAAAACGAAAAGTTGCGCCTGCAAAATGAACATCTATTAGAAAAAATAACTTTTTTAGAGGAAAAAATCAAACTTTTAGAAAAGAATAAATAG
- a CDS encoding DUF4221 family protein, whose product MKQILTIFFLLLWICACQTSEEASLSHTLHPIDTVDIALDSLSALSGFDFVVPESDSLPYLNTYNTKLHAFETYSITEKKLIKRTFLAKEGQNAILPVSDWYFHTQDSIFCLNEMLPYLFLLDGEGKIRNKWDLTAQLQVAPDDAYTIAGSESVTNNLYYDKNNKTLYFFILSDTKEFQEFYKSYIQASFQIESKKLTFQKYPPKHYQESCCYPIDAYDFIKKGDSLIYAFAFSNSIEIKTQKKENIKPFFISNETIKKPIFNTEVQTMFNFLIETPYGRGLWYDKQNKRFYRAVKHKQPLKNATGKLNGYADAAFALLIGDENFNKIAQVEFPEKSYDLHSSFTYQGNFWIALYSEIVEREGTMRFVIFQTIKK is encoded by the coding sequence ATGAAACAAATACTAACAATTTTCTTTTTATTATTGTGGATTTGCGCCTGCCAAACTTCTGAGGAAGCGAGTTTGAGTCATACCTTGCACCCTATTGATACGGTGGATATTGCTTTGGATAGCCTAAGCGCGTTAAGTGGTTTTGATTTTGTCGTGCCAGAGAGCGATTCTCTGCCCTATCTCAATACCTATAACACAAAATTACATGCTTTTGAAACTTATAGCATAACTGAAAAAAAATTGATAAAACGCACTTTTTTAGCAAAAGAAGGGCAAAACGCAATCTTGCCTGTTTCAGATTGGTACTTTCACACACAGGATTCTATCTTTTGCCTCAATGAGATGCTGCCTTACCTTTTTTTATTAGATGGTGAAGGGAAAATCAGGAACAAATGGGATTTGACCGCCCAACTTCAAGTTGCCCCAGATGATGCTTATACGATAGCAGGCTCTGAAAGTGTTACAAATAATTTGTATTATGACAAAAACAATAAAACCTTATATTTTTTTATACTATCAGATACAAAAGAGTTTCAAGAATTTTATAAAAGCTATATACAAGCATCTTTTCAAATAGAATCAAAAAAATTAACATTTCAAAAATATCCTCCCAAACACTATCAAGAAAGTTGCTGTTATCCCATTGATGCTTATGACTTTATTAAAAAGGGAGATAGCCTGATTTATGCTTTTGCTTTCTCTAATAGTATTGAAATAAAAACTCAAAAAAAAGAAAACATAAAACCTTTTTTTATTTCGAATGAAACTATAAAAAAACCTATTTTTAATACAGAAGTACAAACTATGTTTAATTTTTTAATTGAAACCCCTTATGGACGAGGACTTTGGTACGACAAGCAAAACAAACGCTTTTATCGAGCCGTCAAACATAAGCAACCTCTCAAAAATGCAACAGGAAAACTGAACGGCTATGCAGACGCTGCTTTCGCTTTACTGATTGGTGATGAAAACTTTAACAAGATTGCCCAAGTAGAATTTCCTGAAAAGTCTTACGATTTGCACAGTTCTTTTACTTACCAAGGCAACTTTTGGATAGCTCTGTATAGTGAGATTGTTGAACGTGAAGGAACTATGCGTTTTGTTATTTTTCAAACTATAAAAAAATAA
- a CDS encoding sulfite exporter TauE/SafE family protein: MMLIISYLLAIVIGISLGLIGGGGSILTVPVLVYLADIDATTATAYSLFIVGLTSAVGSVGYFRKGLVNVKTAVVFGIPSIIAVYLTRAYLVPNIPDEVFSVGSFVVTRDILLMLLFAILMIAASYSMIKKDNNTEKIEETEQVFNYPLILLEGSVVGVLTGLVGAGGGFLIIPALVVLSKLSMKQAVGTSLVIIAAKSLLGFTGELGKTQIDWTFLAIFSAFAIVGIFAGMALSQKIEGKKLKPAFGWFVLVMGIYILIKETLL, from the coding sequence ATGATGCTCATAATTTCATACCTTTTGGCTATCGTCATTGGCATATCCTTGGGGCTTATCGGGGGAGGCGGAAGTATTCTCACCGTTCCTGTTTTGGTCTATTTAGCCGACATTGATGCCACTACCGCAACGGCGTACTCGCTTTTTATCGTCGGACTGACCAGCGCAGTAGGCTCTGTGGGCTATTTTCGAAAAGGCTTAGTCAATGTCAAGACGGCGGTAGTTTTCGGGATTCCCTCCATTATTGCCGTTTATCTGACACGTGCTTACCTTGTACCGAATATCCCTGACGAGGTCTTTTCGGTAGGAAGTTTTGTGGTTACGCGCGATATTCTATTGATGCTTTTGTTTGCAATTTTAATGATTGCGGCTTCTTATAGTATGATTAAAAAAGACAACAATACAGAAAAAATAGAAGAAACCGAACAGGTATTTAACTATCCCCTGATTTTATTAGAAGGAAGTGTTGTGGGCGTACTCACAGGTTTGGTGGGGGCAGGTGGGGGCTTTCTGATAATTCCTGCCTTAGTGGTACTTTCCAAACTCTCTATGAAGCAGGCGGTAGGCACTTCTTTGGTTATCATTGCCGCCAAATCCCTTTTAGGCTTTACAGGTGAGCTGGGCAAAACGCAAATCGATTGGACTTTCTTAGCTATCTTTTCCGCCTTTGCCATTGTGGGCATATTTGCAGGCATGGCACTTTCCCAAAAAATAGAAGGCAAAAAGCTAAAACCTGCCTTCGGTTGGTTTGTACTCGTGATGGGGATTTATATTCTTATCAAAGAAACGTTGCTTTAA
- a CDS encoding TonB-dependent receptor plug domain-containing protein, giving the protein MSANGLQNHTYLSQKKMRNFSILLLLSFFLVLQSLKGQDSLLYQFSLEDLQSAEAGAFITTASKRAERVEDAPSVVSVISAENIRIFGGNTLFELLERVSSIYLTGSALLPDNMISMRGDATVHYSNRILILIDGRPYRDNAGGGIRLAFFQFFPLENIERIEIIRGPGAVLYGSGAYTGVVNVITKKEKAQATAVSLRAGGDGRVQGAVRFSTPLQKKGSLSIGVQGANDRGWTFNATDGMGLNRDLRRSTQGAGLHLKAEYDNFHLHSFAGVANTTAMYFPGAWSNYTRIIGNDTLRNFYSDFQAIHYSLFADAGYTFALSKKWKLSTNVTYNGLRFVETAKGAADDIAITRSEDWIFEVANFIELGEKGTLIWGGLAQRISGNQTFPISLRREKTEEFPYEAVGFGSYNIFDFNLGRNPAPPYIIEPYRETWFSGYLQTDYRLSSHFKIVVGGQLNKAAQVALDFVPRLALIAKANDYVGAKLLYGEAFRVGASSERFIRVNFVFGNPNLLPEKVRTAEFSLYYNDPNQFSNLTLTYFQNRQRNIITRSSKAAQDNNIPAFEYFDNSTLRRSQGFELEISLNPLDRFKVMAYASVMESQDEVVIRSSNNAQQQDSIIRVSNLQGMPQTMAKVGISYTDPKGFSLGVFNSFFTGVDILQATPQGVVPMPLINPAATSFHWLTAQVQLSVGELLTLPNLVGLEATFYGENLLNQRVMSIEPQRNVNTLPSRGGRRFYAGLQYRF; this is encoded by the coding sequence ATGTCTGCCAATGGGCTTCAAAATCATACCTACCTAAGCCAAAAGAAGATGCGAAACTTCTCTATCCTCCTCCTATTGTCTTTTTTTCTGGTGCTACAATCGCTAAAAGGGCAAGATTCGCTGCTGTATCAATTTTCGCTCGAAGATTTGCAAAGTGCGGAAGCAGGGGCTTTCATAACGACGGCTTCGAAAAGGGCAGAGCGCGTAGAAGATGCGCCCTCGGTGGTGTCGGTCATTTCGGCGGAAAATATCCGTATTTTTGGCGGAAACACACTTTTTGAGCTATTAGAGCGCGTCAGTAGCATTTACCTAACAGGCTCGGCACTGCTTCCCGACAATATGATTTCTATGCGCGGCGACGCAACGGTGCATTATAGCAACCGCATCTTGATTTTGATAGATGGCAGACCCTATCGCGACAATGCAGGCGGCGGGATTCGATTGGCATTTTTTCAGTTTTTCCCCCTTGAAAACATCGAGCGCATCGAAATTATACGCGGACCGGGGGCAGTTTTATATGGCAGCGGAGCTTACACAGGGGTTGTCAATGTCATTACCAAAAAAGAGAAGGCGCAAGCGACAGCCGTTTCCCTACGGGCAGGCGGCGATGGGCGCGTGCAAGGGGCAGTGCGTTTTTCTACTCCACTTCAAAAAAAGGGCAGCCTTTCTATCGGGGTGCAGGGTGCAAATGATAGGGGTTGGACTTTCAACGCCACAGACGGAATGGGGCTAAATCGCGACCTAAGACGCAGTACGCAAGGCGCAGGTCTGCACCTGAAAGCAGAGTATGACAACTTTCACCTTCATAGTTTTGCAGGCGTGGCAAATACAACGGCAATGTATTTTCCCGGTGCCTGGTCGAATTATACGCGCATCATAGGCAACGACACACTTCGGAATTTTTATAGCGATTTCCAAGCCATTCATTACAGCCTTTTTGCTGATGCAGGCTATACTTTCGCGCTTTCTAAAAAGTGGAAATTAAGCACCAATGTTACCTACAATGGTTTGCGCTTTGTAGAAACAGCAAAGGGCGCGGCAGACGACATTGCCATTACCCGTTCGGAAGATTGGATTTTTGAAGTGGCAAATTTTATAGAATTAGGTGAAAAAGGGACGCTAATTTGGGGCGGCTTGGCGCAGCGCATTTCGGGCAATCAGACCTTTCCTATCAGCCTAAGACGCGAAAAGACAGAGGAATTTCCATACGAAGCCGTCGGTTTTGGTAGCTATAATATCTTCGACTTCAATCTTGGGCGCAATCCTGCCCCTCCTTATATCATCGAACCCTATCGGGAAACGTGGTTTTCGGGCTACTTACAAACCGATTATCGCCTTTCTTCGCATTTTAAAATTGTTGTAGGGGGACAACTGAATAAAGCCGCGCAGGTTGCACTCGATTTTGTGCCGCGTCTTGCCCTTATTGCAAAGGCAAACGATTATGTGGGTGCAAAACTGTTGTACGGCGAAGCCTTCCGCGTAGGTGCGTCTTCCGAGCGTTTTATTCGCGTTAATTTTGTCTTTGGCAATCCGAATTTGCTACCCGAAAAAGTCAGGACTGCCGAATTTAGTCTTTATTACAACGACCCCAATCAATTTTCAAACCTCACCCTAACCTATTTCCAAAACCGCCAACGCAATATCATTACGCGCTCTTCGAAGGCTGCCCAAGACAACAACATTCCCGCCTTCGAATACTTCGACAATAGCACCCTACGCCGCTCACAAGGTTTTGAGTTGGAAATAAGCCTCAATCCTTTGGATAGGTTCAAGGTCATGGCGTATGCAAGTGTGATGGAAAGCCAAGATGAGGTTGTGATTCGTAGCAGCAACAATGCACAACAGCAAGACTCGATTATTCGCGTATCTAATTTGCAGGGCATGCCCCAGACGATGGCGAAAGTTGGCATTTCTTATACCGACCCGAAAGGTTTTTCTTTGGGAGTCTTTAATAGCTTTTTTACGGGCGTAGACATCTTACAAGCCACTCCGCAAGGCGTTGTGCCTATGCCACTTATCAATCCTGCCGCTACCTCTTTTCATTGGCTGACGGCACAAGTCCAACTTTCAGTAGGCGAACTGCTCACCCTGCCTAATTTAGTGGGCTTAGAAGCCACCTTTTATGGCGAAAACCTCCTCAATCAGCGCGTTATGAGCATCGAGCCGCAGCGCAACGTCAATACCCTACCTTCACGTGGAGGACGCAGGTTTTATGCAGGACTGCAATATCGTTTTTAA
- the hisIE gene encoding bifunctional phosphoribosyl-AMP cyclohydrolase/phosphoribosyl-ATP diphosphatase HisIE — translation MQPDFEKLGGLLPVVVQDAQTQKVLMLGFMNQAAYLKTLDEKVVTFFSRTKNRLWTKGETSGNFLHVVSHKLDCDNDTLLIQANPTGGVCHTGSDTCFDEPNQDSSAELAFLKRLENLIQERKKEIDNPEATSYTVSLFRKGIPKIAQKVGEEAVESVIEAVKGDKLRFEEESADLLYHFLVLLAAQDLTLADIVSVLEKRNR, via the coding sequence ATGCAGCCAGATTTCGAAAAATTAGGCGGACTGCTCCCCGTTGTTGTCCAAGACGCACAAACGCAAAAAGTCTTGATGTTGGGCTTTATGAACCAAGCCGCTTATTTGAAGACCTTAGACGAAAAGGTCGTTACCTTTTTTAGCCGTACCAAAAATAGACTTTGGACGAAAGGTGAAACCTCTGGCAATTTTCTACATGTAGTTTCGCATAAATTGGATTGCGACAATGATACCCTTCTTATCCAAGCAAATCCTACGGGAGGTGTGTGTCATACAGGCAGTGATACCTGTTTTGATGAACCCAATCAAGATTCGAGTGCCGAACTTGCCTTTTTGAAACGCTTGGAAAATCTTATTCAGGAGCGAAAAAAAGAAATTGACAATCCAGAGGCGACTTCTTACACCGTATCGCTTTTTAGAAAGGGGATTCCTAAAATTGCGCAGAAGGTAGGCGAGGAGGCGGTAGAAAGCGTCATCGAGGCGGTAAAAGGCGATAAGCTACGATTTGAAGAAGAAAGTGCCGATTTATTGTACCATTTCTTGGTGCTTTTGGCTGCACAAGACCTAACCCTTGCCGACATCGTTTCGGTATTAGAAAAAAGAAATCGTTAA